Genomic window (Planococcus sp. MSAK28401):
TCGACGAAATCAACCGTGAAAAAAAGGCTTTGCAGAATTTATTGAATAAACCTGAATAAGATAAAATCCCCTAAGCCTTAGCGCTTAGGGGATTTTTAAGTATTTTTCGTCGCAGCGTCTGTATCACTACTTGGTGCCACACTAGGTGTTTTGTTTCGCTGCAGCCAGCCTTTAAAGATTCGGTGCAGCGGCAGTTCGAGCTTGAAATGCGCCAAAATCCCGAAAAACATCATCAAAGCCACGAGTACCATGCTCATGCCGACATTGCCCAATACTTCATGCAAACCGACTTGATCCATCCATTCAGAGAATACATCGAGCACTACATTATGGACGAGATAAATCGCAAATGCGGCGTTGCCGAGTTGATGAAACGCGTTCGGAATATGGATATCTTTTTTCAAATCGACCACGCCAAGCCCAATCAACAACAACATGATCGAGATGCTGGCGCTCATTTCAAAACTGACTTCCATAAACGGATTTATCGCATTCATCCATGTCACAGGAAAACCAATCAACCCACAGGCGATGAATAGATACCCGATGATGACCGGTATGTCGGCGTGGAGAATGAGCCATGCACAAAACACACCCGCTATGAACATTAAATTATAGGAAGCAAACAGAAAGTCGAACAGAAAATGATCGATATAGACGATGCCGATGACACCCAAAAGCGAAAGGATGCCCCAGGCGGCGAATAGTATCTTCCCGAGCAGGCGCGGGCTTAAAAACAACACGGAAAACATCAGATAAAAATAAATGGTGTATTCCAATGACCATGCCACGATCAAGAACGGGTCTTGCCATTCAGGATTCGGGACTAGGAAAATCGAAGTCAAAATGACAGCCATGTCCCG
Coding sequences:
- a CDS encoding acyltransferase family protein, coding for MRRKLVLIQLSRALVPILVMLHHLSTTMMDYYGFNIWNLAYLPLTGGVYYFFSLSGFMAYYIYRRKFGKRGQLSDFLINRFIRIYPLYWVVTLAFLLLAFLFPWFATGAERDMAVILTSIFLVPNPEWQDPFLIVAWSLEYTIYFYLMFSVLFLSPRLLGKILFAAWGILSLLGVIGIVYIDHFLFDFLFASYNLMFIAGVFCAWLILHADIPVIIGYLFIACGLIGFPVTWMNAINPFMEVSFEMSASISIMLLLIGLGVVDLKKDIHIPNAFHQLGNAAFAIYLVHNVVLDVFSEWMDQVGLHEVLGNVGMSMVLVALMMFFGILAHFKLELPLHRIFKGWLQRNKTPSVAPSSDTDAATKNT